From one Catenulispora sp. GP43 genomic stretch:
- a CDS encoding tetratricopeptide repeat protein, which produces MTADLKADVNRRVAALFAAIDDYDEEKFLAEVDALAAELPEGDADAIFHRGSARDSWGHSDLAVPMYAEALKIGGLTGENRRRAVIQMSSSLRNIGRVEDALATLLDEKETGGEDHLSDALDCTIALCLSTLGRDREGLSLVLVALAKHLPRYNRSMANYGRVLLEG; this is translated from the coding sequence ATGACCGCCGACCTGAAGGCCGACGTCAACCGCCGTGTCGCCGCCCTGTTCGCCGCGATCGACGACTACGACGAGGAGAAGTTCCTCGCCGAGGTCGACGCGCTGGCCGCCGAGCTGCCCGAGGGCGACGCCGACGCGATCTTCCACCGGGGATCCGCGCGCGACAGCTGGGGCCACTCGGATCTCGCCGTGCCGATGTATGCCGAGGCACTGAAGATCGGCGGATTGACCGGGGAGAACCGGCGGCGGGCCGTCATCCAGATGTCGAGCTCGCTGCGGAACATCGGGCGGGTCGAGGACGCGCTGGCGACGCTGCTCGATGAGAAGGAGACCGGCGGCGAGGACCACCTGTCTGACGCGCTGGACTGCACGATCGCGCTGTGCCTGTCGACCCTCGGCCGCGACCGCGAGGGGCTGTCGCTGGTGCTGGTCGCCCTGGCCAAGCACCTGCCGCGCTACAACCGGTCGATGGCGAACTATGGCAGGGTCCTGCTTGAGGGCTAG
- a CDS encoding LysR family transcriptional regulator produces the protein MEDRLVRAFVAVADHGTFGAAARALAVTQPALTKQIQALEARIGGAVFRRGRLGARLTPLGRTLLPDAREAVERLDAFELRAKRLTAGGAGRLALGFGLSTIDIAPRAVAEFRRRHPDVGVTLDDMATAIQLERLRRGQLDAGFVRLPVEPDLSVLELGADRLMLAVPGTVDTEPGVRELIKRYGMVELVQTKGPGFVDQVQCYLAAEGIKPRVLQRANDLQTVMALVAAGVGVALVSARAPVVVAPERIRWVPIDHEAARWRVGVVWGGGEPALALAAFLEVTRELAAGGW, from the coding sequence ATGGAAGACCGGCTGGTGCGGGCATTCGTCGCGGTCGCCGACCACGGCACGTTCGGCGCGGCGGCCCGGGCCCTGGCCGTCACCCAGCCGGCGCTGACCAAGCAGATCCAGGCCCTGGAGGCGCGGATCGGCGGCGCGGTGTTCCGGCGCGGACGCCTGGGCGCCCGGCTCACGCCGCTGGGCCGGACCCTGCTGCCCGACGCGCGCGAGGCCGTGGAGCGCCTGGACGCCTTCGAGCTGCGGGCCAAGCGCCTGACCGCGGGCGGCGCCGGACGGCTGGCGCTGGGCTTCGGGCTGTCGACGATCGACATCGCGCCCCGGGCGGTCGCCGAGTTCCGGCGCCGGCACCCGGACGTCGGCGTGACGCTGGACGACATGGCCACCGCGATCCAGCTGGAGCGGCTGCGGCGCGGGCAGTTGGACGCCGGGTTCGTGCGGCTGCCGGTGGAGCCGGACCTGTCCGTGCTCGAACTCGGCGCCGACCGGCTGATGCTGGCCGTCCCGGGCACCGTCGACACCGAGCCGGGAGTGCGGGAGCTGATCAAGCGGTACGGCATGGTCGAGCTGGTGCAGACCAAGGGCCCCGGGTTCGTCGACCAGGTCCAGTGCTATCTGGCCGCCGAGGGGATCAAGCCGCGGGTGTTGCAGCGGGCGAACGACCTGCAGACGGTGATGGCGCTGGTCGCGGCGGGCGTCGGAGTCGCGCTGGTGTCGGCCCGGGCGCCGGTCGTGGTGGCGCCCGAGCGGATCCGCTGGGTGCCGATCGACCACGAGGCGGCACGATGGCGGGTCGGGGTGGTGTGGGGCGGCGGCGAGCCGGCGCTGGCGCTGGCGGCTTTCCTGGAGGTCACCCGGGAGCTGGCAGCCGGCGGCTGGTGA
- a CDS encoding DUF5937 family protein, translating to MAISLGFGPADLARCRFAVSPAFETLSAIRDATGSQGPGAHARWLDSVRAALPGLGLEPIVLLQPRRGYTPDFLAPPPTAPVGDFDAELTRIAATPAPVVRREIELALRYTPGGRDTPAGRLLLGDPAEVLSLLTQLIRGAWDALVAPRWPRIRALLEADVAHQSRRLAAGGLDALFADLHPTVHWTGDTLIRDPGGDEHHDLDGRGLILMPSVFKWDEVVVITDAPWQPTLIYPARGLGNAFEPRRGTTAAALTKLVGRTRAHLLTGLEEPESTSRLAHRHALALGTVSEHLSVLREAGMVVGERHRHEIRYRRTDLGDRVVRGH from the coding sequence ATGGCCATCAGCCTCGGCTTCGGCCCCGCCGACCTGGCCCGATGCCGGTTCGCGGTCTCGCCGGCCTTCGAGACCCTGTCCGCGATCCGCGACGCGACCGGCTCCCAGGGCCCCGGCGCGCACGCCCGCTGGCTGGACAGCGTCCGCGCGGCGCTGCCCGGCCTCGGCCTGGAGCCGATCGTCCTGCTCCAGCCCCGCCGCGGCTACACCCCCGACTTCCTCGCGCCGCCGCCGACCGCCCCGGTCGGCGACTTCGACGCCGAGCTGACCCGGATCGCCGCCACCCCGGCGCCGGTCGTGCGCCGCGAGATCGAGCTGGCGCTCCGCTACACCCCCGGCGGCCGCGACACCCCGGCCGGCCGGCTGCTGCTCGGCGACCCCGCCGAGGTCCTCAGCCTGCTGACGCAGCTGATCCGGGGCGCCTGGGACGCGCTGGTCGCCCCGCGCTGGCCGCGGATCCGGGCCCTGCTGGAGGCCGACGTCGCCCACCAGAGCCGCCGCCTGGCCGCCGGCGGCCTGGACGCCCTTTTCGCCGACCTGCACCCGACCGTGCACTGGACCGGCGACACCCTGATCCGCGACCCGGGGGGCGACGAGCACCACGACCTCGACGGCCGCGGCCTGATCCTGATGCCCAGCGTGTTCAAGTGGGACGAGGTCGTCGTCATCACCGATGCCCCCTGGCAGCCGACCCTCATCTACCCGGCGCGCGGCCTGGGCAACGCCTTCGAGCCCCGGCGCGGCACCACGGCGGCGGCCCTGACCAAGCTGGTCGGCCGCACCCGCGCGCACCTGCTCACCGGCCTGGAGGAACCGGAGTCCACCAGCCGCCTGGCGCACCGGCACGCGCTCGCCCTCGGCACCGTCTCGGAGCACCTGTCGGTGCTGCGCGAGGCGGGCATGGTCGTCGGCGAGCGGCACCGGCACGAGATCCGGTACCGGCGCACCGACCTGGGCGACCGGGTGGTGCGGGGGCACTAA
- a CDS encoding acyl-CoA carboxylase subunit beta, with protein MSVTQTTAAPAIPAPAKPSRADDPRNPVTRLERLFDAGTTELLTPVDDSGFLAAAGLIDGVRTVAYASDATIQAGAMGATGCQVILTAYEHALAAGSPIVALFHSSGARLQEGVASLHAVGQVFAAMTRASGKIPQISVVLGPAAGGAAYGPALTDIVILGPAGRIFVTGPDVVRSVTGEDVDALRLGGPEPHGRRSGVVHVVADTDDAAYSSARKLAALLGDQGTLDVAAVEDRDLAHLLPASPKRAYDVHPLVNAVFDKAGVELHPKWAPNVVTALGRFGGRTVGVIANNPLRLGGCLDSASAEKAARFVRMCDAFGVPLIVLVDVPGYLPGVGQEWDGVVRRGAKLLHAFAECVVPRVTLVTRKTYGGAYIAMNSRALGATKVYAWPTAEVAVMGAVAAVRIIHRRKLAEVSDDIRAQMEQELAAEHELVSGGVQRAIEIGVVDEVVEPGASRSAIAAAIAAAPGGLGGGVLVRGQHGNIPL; from the coding sequence ATGTCAGTGACACAGACAACGGCGGCGCCGGCCATTCCGGCGCCTGCCAAGCCCTCCCGGGCGGACGACCCCCGCAACCCGGTCACCCGCCTGGAGCGGCTGTTCGACGCCGGCACCACGGAGCTCCTGACACCGGTCGACGACTCCGGCTTCCTGGCCGCGGCGGGCCTGATCGACGGGGTCCGCACCGTCGCCTACGCCTCGGACGCGACCATCCAGGCCGGAGCCATGGGCGCCACCGGCTGCCAGGTCATCCTGACCGCCTACGAGCACGCCCTGGCCGCCGGCAGCCCGATCGTCGCGCTCTTCCACTCCTCCGGGGCCCGGCTGCAGGAGGGCGTGGCCTCGCTGCACGCGGTGGGCCAGGTCTTCGCGGCCATGACCCGGGCCAGCGGCAAGATCCCGCAGATCTCCGTGGTCCTGGGACCGGCGGCCGGCGGCGCGGCCTACGGCCCGGCGCTGACCGACATCGTGATCCTGGGCCCGGCCGGCCGCATCTTCGTCACCGGCCCGGACGTGGTCCGCTCGGTCACCGGCGAGGACGTGGACGCGCTGCGCCTGGGCGGCCCCGAGCCGCACGGCCGGCGCTCCGGCGTGGTGCACGTGGTGGCCGACACCGACGACGCGGCGTACTCCAGCGCCCGCAAGCTGGCCGCGCTGCTGGGCGACCAGGGCACCCTGGACGTCGCGGCGGTCGAGGACCGCGACCTGGCGCACCTGCTCCCGGCCTCCCCGAAGCGCGCCTACGACGTCCACCCGCTGGTGAACGCGGTCTTCGACAAGGCCGGCGTGGAGCTGCACCCGAAGTGGGCGCCGAACGTGGTGACGGCCCTGGGGCGCTTCGGCGGCCGCACGGTCGGCGTCATCGCGAACAACCCGCTGCGCCTGGGCGGCTGCCTGGACTCGGCCTCGGCGGAGAAGGCGGCACGCTTCGTCCGCATGTGCGACGCCTTCGGCGTCCCGCTGATCGTCCTGGTGGACGTCCCGGGCTACCTGCCCGGCGTCGGCCAGGAGTGGGACGGCGTGGTCCGCCGCGGCGCCAAGCTCCTGCACGCCTTCGCCGAGTGCGTGGTCCCGCGCGTCACCCTGGTGACCCGCAAGACCTACGGCGGCGCCTACATCGCGATGAACTCCCGCGCCCTGGGCGCCACCAAGGTCTACGCCTGGCCCACCGCCGAAGTCGCGGTCATGGGCGCGGTGGCCGCGGTCCGCATCATCCACCGCCGCAAACTCGCCGAGGTCAGCGACGACATCAGGGCCCAGATGGAGCAGGAACTCGCCGCGGAGCACGAACTGGTCTCCGGCGGCGTCCAGCGCGCCATCGAGATCGGCGTGGTCGACGAGGTCGTGGAACCGGGCGCTTCGCGCAGCGCGATCGCGGCGGCCATCGCCGCGGCGCCGGGCGGGCTCGGCGGGGGTGTGCTGGTGCGCGGGCAGCATGGGAACATCCCGCTGTAG
- a CDS encoding nitrilase family protein has protein sequence MDRMMLRAATVQFEPRPGAKEYNLARIEHFARAAAADAVQLVAFPEMALLGYWHLTKRDAAYLHSVAEPDDGPAVARISALAAELHLGIGFGLLTERDGWLFNAYAVCLPDGTVHLHRKLHAFEHETISSGGRYTVFDTPWDVRVGVLICYDNNLVENVRATALLGAQILLAPHQTGGTNSVSPHGMKPIPLSVWENRHADPAAVQDAFRGPNGREWLLRWLPSRAHDNGLFVVFSNGVGRDDDEVRTGNAMIIDPYGRILAESWATADAMVTADLDLDLVPDATGRRWLRARRPELYRPLTAEYGNEVDARTARFS, from the coding sequence ATGGACCGCATGATGCTTCGCGCCGCCACCGTCCAGTTCGAGCCGCGTCCCGGCGCCAAGGAGTACAACCTGGCCCGGATCGAGCACTTCGCCCGGGCCGCCGCGGCCGACGCGGTCCAGCTCGTGGCGTTCCCGGAGATGGCCCTGCTGGGCTACTGGCACCTGACCAAGCGCGACGCCGCCTACCTGCACTCAGTCGCCGAGCCCGACGACGGCCCGGCAGTCGCCCGGATCAGCGCCCTGGCCGCCGAGCTGCACCTGGGCATCGGCTTCGGGCTGCTCACCGAGCGCGACGGCTGGCTGTTCAACGCCTACGCCGTCTGCCTGCCGGACGGCACCGTGCACCTGCACCGCAAGCTGCACGCCTTCGAGCACGAGACGATCTCCTCCGGCGGCCGCTACACGGTGTTCGACACGCCGTGGGACGTCCGGGTCGGGGTCCTGATCTGCTACGACAACAACCTGGTCGAGAACGTCCGCGCCACCGCGCTGCTCGGCGCGCAGATCCTGCTGGCCCCGCACCAGACCGGCGGCACGAACTCGGTGAGCCCGCACGGCATGAAGCCCATCCCGCTGAGCGTCTGGGAGAACCGGCACGCCGACCCGGCCGCCGTCCAGGACGCCTTCCGCGGCCCGAACGGCCGGGAGTGGCTGCTGCGCTGGCTGCCGTCCCGGGCCCACGACAACGGCCTGTTCGTGGTCTTCAGCAACGGAGTGGGCCGGGACGACGACGAGGTCCGCACCGGCAACGCGATGATCATCGACCCCTACGGCCGGATCCTGGCCGAGTCCTGGGCCACCGCCGACGCCATGGTCACCGCCGACCTGGACCTGGACCTGGTCCCGGACGCGACCGGCCGGCGCTGG